The proteins below come from a single Desulfonatronum sp. SC1 genomic window:
- a CDS encoding amino acid ABC transporter permease, which produces MTSKQTRFTPLDAVLILAIVAFAAVFIWRVHATLDYQWRWHLLANYLLRWDETADRWVPGLITQGLLTTIRLSIWTMLLATVIGVIMGLARCGKSLFPRMVGWTYVELVRNIPPLVLIFIFYFFLADQLMTLLGVEAMLRNLPDWGKELLAWVAVPVERMPNFLAALLTLAVYQGAYITEHVRSGIQSIERGQREAAYALGLSPWQQMRHVILPQAVSRIVPPLSGQFIATIKDTAIVSVISVQELTFQGLELMASTYMTFEIMITITALYLLLTLTFSTLAGRVERRLRRAYG; this is translated from the coding sequence ATGACTTCCAAGCAGACCCGCTTCACCCCCCTGGACGCCGTCCTGATCCTGGCCATCGTCGCCTTTGCCGCGGTCTTCATCTGGCGCGTCCACGCCACCCTGGACTACCAGTGGCGCTGGCACCTGCTGGCCAATTACCTGCTGCGCTGGGATGAAACGGCCGACCGCTGGGTGCCCGGCCTGATCACCCAGGGGTTGCTGACCACGATCCGACTCAGCATCTGGACCATGCTCCTGGCCACGGTAATCGGCGTAATCATGGGTCTGGCCCGGTGCGGCAAGTCCCTGTTCCCTCGGATGGTCGGCTGGACCTACGTGGAGCTGGTCCGGAACATCCCGCCCCTGGTTCTGATCTTCATTTTCTACTTTTTCCTGGCGGACCAACTGATGACCCTGCTGGGCGTTGAAGCCATGCTCCGCAACCTCCCGGACTGGGGTAAGGAACTGTTGGCCTGGGTGGCCGTGCCCGTGGAGAGGATGCCCAACTTCCTGGCCGCCCTGCTCACCCTGGCCGTGTACCAAGGGGCCTACATCACCGAGCACGTCCGATCCGGAATCCAGTCCATCGAACGGGGCCAGCGCGAGGCCGCCTACGCCCTGGGCCTTTCTCCCTGGCAGCAGATGCGCCACGTAATCCTGCCCCAGGCGGTCTCCCGAATCGTCCCCCCGCTGTCCGGCCAGTTCATCGCCACCATCAAGGACACGGCCATCGTCTCGGTGATCAGCGTCCAGGAACTGACCTTCCAAGGCCTGGAACTGATGGCCTCCACCTACATGACCTTCGAGATCATGATCACCATCACCGCGCTCTACCTCCTCCTGACCCTCACCTTCTCCACCCTCGCCGGCCGCGTGGAACGCCGCCTGCGCCGGGCGTATGGGTGA
- a CDS encoding Ltp family lipoprotein codes for MRRIILLVVLSLTAMYAYAEPECEFDKRLSGMYIYKCSVGSTKITQTPIHATEIPRTTVRQVQRPAQRQAQETTRQLTGPQKNAVRSAKAYLNFSGFSREGLINQLSSDAGDGYSVADATAAVDSLNIDFNE; via the coding sequence ATGCGGAGAATAATATTATTGGTCGTACTGAGTTTGACCGCCATGTACGCCTATGCGGAGCCAGAGTGCGAATTTGACAAGAGGCTTTCCGGAATGTACATTTACAAGTGCAGCGTTGGGTCAACAAAAATAACACAAACACCCATCCATGCCACGGAAATTCCCAGGACAACAGTTAGACAAGTTCAACGGCCCGCGCAGCGACAGGCTCAAGAGACAACTAGGCAATTAACTGGACCACAAAAAAATGCTGTTAGATCCGCGAAGGCATATCTTAATTTTAGTGGTTTTTCGCGGGAAGGGCTTATTAATCAACTTTCATCAGATGCAGGGGATGGTTATAGCGTTGCAGATGCTACAGCAGCAGTAGATAGCTTGAACATTGATTTTAACGAATAA